A part of Ziziphus jujuba cultivar Dongzao chromosome 8, ASM3175591v1 genomic DNA contains:
- the LOC107424282 gene encoding myb family transcription factor IPN2 isoform X3 codes for MFQHKKPSSMNSHERPLCVQGDSGLVLTTDPKPRLRWTVELHERFVDAVTQLGGPDKATPKTIMRVMGVKGLTLYHLKSHLQKFRLGKQPHKEFNDHSIKDGMRALELQRNTASSSAMIGRSMNDSNSHMVDAIRMQMEVQRRLHEQLEVQRHLQLRIEAQGKYMQSILEKACQTLAGENMASGSYKGMGNQGVNPHDMAGIKDFTSPLNFPSFQDLNIYGGDQLDLHQNLERPSLDGFLGGNDNLCLGKKRPSPYSGSGKSPLIWSDDLRLQDLGTAASCLGPQDDPFKGDQIQMAPPSMERGSDIESFSEIYETKPVISGDSLGEKKFEAAGSAKLERPSPRRGPLATDRMSPMINTGGIPQGRSSPFG; via the exons atgtTCCAACACAAGAAGCCCTCAAGTATGAATTCCCACGAGAGACCCTTGTGTGTTCAAGGGGACTCTGGTCTTGTCCTCACCACAGATCCCAAGCCTCGTCTCCGATGGACCGTCGAGCTTCATGAACGCTTTGTCGATGCTGTCACTCAGCTTGGAGGACCAGATA AGGCGACTCCAAAGACAATTATGAGGGTCATGGGTGTGAAGGGGCTCACCCTTTACCACCTCAAGAGCCACCTTCAG AAATTCAGGCTTGGGAAGCAACCTCACAAGGAATTCAATGATCACTCCATTAAGGATGGTATGAGAG CACTGGAACTTCAGCGAAATACTGCATCCTCATCCGCCATGATAGGCCGCAGTATGAACGA CAGTAACTCACACATGGTTGATGCGATTAGGATGCAAATGGAGGTGCAGAGAAGACTGCATGAACAATTGGAG GTCCAAAGACACCTTCAGTTGAGAATTGAGGCTCAAGGGAAGTACATGCAAAGTATATTGGAAAAAGCTTGTCAAACCCTCGCTGGTGAAAACATGGCGTCAGGAAGCTATAAAGGTATGGGAAATCAAGGTGTTAATCCTCATGACATGGCAGGCATCAAAGACTTTACCTCTCCTCTCAACTTTCCATCTTTCCAAGACCTTAACATTTATGGGGGCGACCAACTTGATCTCCACCAGAACCTCGAGAGGCCATCCCTTGATGGTTTTTTGGGTGGCAATGATAACCTTTGTCTGGGAAAGAAGAGGCCAAGCCCTTATAGTGGCAGCGGCAAGAGCCCTTTGATATGGTCAGACGATCTCCGGCTGCAGGACTTGGGAACGGCGGCATCTTGTCTCGGACCACAAGATGATCCATTCAAAGGCGATCAAATTCAAATGGCACCGCCATCCATGGAAAGAGGCAGCGACATTGAGTCGTTCTCGGAGATATATGAAACAAAGCCTGTAATCTCAGGGGATTCTTTGGGGGAGAAGAAGTTTGAGGCAGCAGGATCAGCAAAACTTGAAAGGCCGTCACCAAGAAGAGGACCGCTGGCCACCGACAGGATGAGCCCTATGATTAACACTGGTGGAATCCCACAAGGAAGGAGTTCACCATTTGGGTGA
- the LOC107424282 gene encoding myb family transcription factor IPN2 isoform X10, protein MFQHKKPSSMNSHERPLCVQGDSGLVLTTDPKPRLRWTVELHERFVDAVTQLGGPDKATPKTIMRVMGVKGLTLYHLKSHLQKFRLGKQPHKEFNDHSIKDGMRALELQRNTASSSAMIGRSMNEMQMEVQRRLHEQLEVQRHLQLRIEAQGKYMQSILEKACQTLAGENMASGSYKGMGNQGVNPHDMAGIKDFTSPLNFPSFQDLNIYGGDQLDLHQNLERPSLDGFLGGNDNLCLGKKRPSPYSGSGKSPLIWSDDLRLQDLGTAASCLGPQDDPFKGDQIQMAPPSMERGSDIESFSEIYETKPVISGDSLGEKKFEAAGSAKLERPSPRRGPLATDRMSPMINTGGIPQGRSSPFG, encoded by the exons atgtTCCAACACAAGAAGCCCTCAAGTATGAATTCCCACGAGAGACCCTTGTGTGTTCAAGGGGACTCTGGTCTTGTCCTCACCACAGATCCCAAGCCTCGTCTCCGATGGACCGTCGAGCTTCATGAACGCTTTGTCGATGCTGTCACTCAGCTTGGAGGACCAGATA AGGCGACTCCAAAGACAATTATGAGGGTCATGGGTGTGAAGGGGCTCACCCTTTACCACCTCAAGAGCCACCTTCAG AAATTCAGGCTTGGGAAGCAACCTCACAAGGAATTCAATGATCACTCCATTAAGGATGGTATGAGAG CACTGGAACTTCAGCGAAATACTGCATCCTCATCCGCCATGATAGGCCGCAGTATGAACGA GATGCAAATGGAGGTGCAGAGAAGACTGCATGAACAATTGGAG GTCCAAAGACACCTTCAGTTGAGAATTGAGGCTCAAGGGAAGTACATGCAAAGTATATTGGAAAAAGCTTGTCAAACCCTCGCTGGTGAAAACATGGCGTCAGGAAGCTATAAAGGTATGGGAAATCAAGGTGTTAATCCTCATGACATGGCAGGCATCAAAGACTTTACCTCTCCTCTCAACTTTCCATCTTTCCAAGACCTTAACATTTATGGGGGCGACCAACTTGATCTCCACCAGAACCTCGAGAGGCCATCCCTTGATGGTTTTTTGGGTGGCAATGATAACCTTTGTCTGGGAAAGAAGAGGCCAAGCCCTTATAGTGGCAGCGGCAAGAGCCCTTTGATATGGTCAGACGATCTCCGGCTGCAGGACTTGGGAACGGCGGCATCTTGTCTCGGACCACAAGATGATCCATTCAAAGGCGATCAAATTCAAATGGCACCGCCATCCATGGAAAGAGGCAGCGACATTGAGTCGTTCTCGGAGATATATGAAACAAAGCCTGTAATCTCAGGGGATTCTTTGGGGGAGAAGAAGTTTGAGGCAGCAGGATCAGCAAAACTTGAAAGGCCGTCACCAAGAAGAGGACCGCTGGCCACCGACAGGATGAGCCCTATGATTAACACTGGTGGAATCCCACAAGGAAGGAGTTCACCATTTGGGTGA
- the LOC107424282 gene encoding myb family transcription factor IPN2 isoform X5, which translates to MFQHKKPSSMNSHERPLCVQGDSGLVLTTDPKPRLRWTVELHERFVDAVTQLGGPDKATPKTIMRVMGVKGLTLYHLKSHLQKFRLGKQPHKEFNDHSIKDGMRALELQRNTASSSAMIGRSMNDNSHMVDAIRMQMEVQRRLHEQLEVQRHLQLRIEAQGKYMQSILEKACQTLAGENMASGSYKGMGNQGVNPHDMAGIKDFTSPLNFPSFQDLNIYGGDQLDLHQNLERPSLDGFLGGNDNLCLGKKRPSPYSGSGKSPLIWSDDLRLQDLGTAASCLGPQDDPFKGDQIQMAPPSMERGSDIESFSEIYETKPVISGDSLGEKKFEAAGSAKLERPSPRRGPLATDRMSPMINTGGIPQGRSSPFG; encoded by the exons atgtTCCAACACAAGAAGCCCTCAAGTATGAATTCCCACGAGAGACCCTTGTGTGTTCAAGGGGACTCTGGTCTTGTCCTCACCACAGATCCCAAGCCTCGTCTCCGATGGACCGTCGAGCTTCATGAACGCTTTGTCGATGCTGTCACTCAGCTTGGAGGACCAGATA AGGCGACTCCAAAGACAATTATGAGGGTCATGGGTGTGAAGGGGCTCACCCTTTACCACCTCAAGAGCCACCTTCAG AAATTCAGGCTTGGGAAGCAACCTCACAAGGAATTCAATGATCACTCCATTAAGGATGGTATGAGAG CACTGGAACTTCAGCGAAATACTGCATCCTCATCCGCCATGATAGGCCGCAGTATGAACGA TAACTCACACATGGTTGATGCGATTAGGATGCAAATGGAGGTGCAGAGAAGACTGCATGAACAATTGGAG GTCCAAAGACACCTTCAGTTGAGAATTGAGGCTCAAGGGAAGTACATGCAAAGTATATTGGAAAAAGCTTGTCAAACCCTCGCTGGTGAAAACATGGCGTCAGGAAGCTATAAAGGTATGGGAAATCAAGGTGTTAATCCTCATGACATGGCAGGCATCAAAGACTTTACCTCTCCTCTCAACTTTCCATCTTTCCAAGACCTTAACATTTATGGGGGCGACCAACTTGATCTCCACCAGAACCTCGAGAGGCCATCCCTTGATGGTTTTTTGGGTGGCAATGATAACCTTTGTCTGGGAAAGAAGAGGCCAAGCCCTTATAGTGGCAGCGGCAAGAGCCCTTTGATATGGTCAGACGATCTCCGGCTGCAGGACTTGGGAACGGCGGCATCTTGTCTCGGACCACAAGATGATCCATTCAAAGGCGATCAAATTCAAATGGCACCGCCATCCATGGAAAGAGGCAGCGACATTGAGTCGTTCTCGGAGATATATGAAACAAAGCCTGTAATCTCAGGGGATTCTTTGGGGGAGAAGAAGTTTGAGGCAGCAGGATCAGCAAAACTTGAAAGGCCGTCACCAAGAAGAGGACCGCTGGCCACCGACAGGATGAGCCCTATGATTAACACTGGTGGAATCCCACAAGGAAGGAGTTCACCATTTGGGTGA